The Phyllopteryx taeniolatus isolate TA_2022b chromosome 7, UOR_Ptae_1.2, whole genome shotgun sequence genome has a segment encoding these proteins:
- the lingo3a gene encoding leucine-rich repeat and immunoglobulin-like domain-containing nogo receptor-interacting protein 3a, with protein MGFCLSQDVWWLLPFFSLMVMVNVWPTRGQVCPQRCECIAKLKTVSCHGKRLSALPDGIPLDTRILDLSGNKLRWVEHADLLPFPHVEKLDLGENMISVLEPNAFSSLQSLQALSLRGNQLKLIPMGAFSHLSNLTSLDLSGNKLVILLDFTFQDLKSLRNLEVGDNDLVYISNKAFLGLVALRELTIERCNLTSVSSQSLSYLHNLATLRLRYLSISTLEDQNFRKLGNLRGLEIDYWPFLEYITPHSLQGLNLSWLSITHTNITSVPTSALRSLSHLTRLNLSFNPISVLESWSLRDLLRLKELHLVNTRLLTVQPYALGGLRQIRLLNLSTNNLVTLEEGAFQSVNTLETLRLDGNPLACDCRLLWILQRRKTLNFDGASPVCMTPVEVQGRALGAFSDSALFDHFTCQKPKIRNRKLQQISAREGQVVSFVCRAEGEPTPVIFWISPQRRRITTKSNGRLTVLKEGTLEIRYAQVMDTGTYICIASNAGGNDTYFATLTVSGLPLDAALMANRTYYAGDLNDTNLNDTRVFLKFTLDLKTILISTAMGCIMFLGVVLFCFILLFVWSRGRGQHKNNFSVEYSFRKVDGPATSGGQGGARKFNMKMI; from the coding sequence ATGGGGTTCTGCCTCAGCCAGGATGTGTGGTGGCTCCTGCCATTCTTCAGTCTGATGGTGATGGTCAATGTGTGGCCCACCCGGGGTCAAGTATGCCCTCAGCGGTGCGAGTGCATCGCCAAGCTCAAAACCGTCTCCTGCCACGGTAAGCGACTGTCTGCGCTGCCCGACGGTATCCCACTGGACACCCGGATCCTGGACCTAAGTGGGAATAAGCTTCGCTGGGTGGAGCATGCCGACCTGCTTCCCTTTCCTCACGTGGAGAAGCTGGATCTCGGTGAGAACATGATCAGCGTCCTGGAACCGAATGCTTTTTCTAGTCTCCAAAGCCTGCAGGCGCTTTCGCTGAGGGGTAACCAATTAAAACTGATACCCATGGGGGCTTTCTCACACCTTTCCAACCTCACATCTCTGGACCTTAGTGGGAATAAGCTTGTGATTCTTTTGGACTTCACTTTTCAAGACCTGAAGAGCCTGAGGAACCTGGAAGTTGGAGACAACGATCTTGTGTATATCTCTAACAAGgcttttttgggtctggtgGCATTGAGAGAGTTGACCATCGAGAGGTGCAACCTGACTTCTGTATCCAGTCAGTCTTTGTCGTACCTTCACAACCTGGCAACCCTGCGGCTACGCTACCTCAGCATCTCCACCTTAGAGGACCAGAACTTCCGTAAACTGGGAAATTTGAGGGGCCTGGAGATCGATTACTGGCCCTTTTTAGAATACATCACCCCCCACAGCCTGCAGGGTCTCAACTTATCATGGCTGTCCATCACACACACCAACATCACCTCCGTCCCCACCTCGGCCCTACGAAGCCTCTCCCACCTCACCAGGCTCAACCTATCCTTCAACCCTATTTCGGTCCTAGAATCCTGGTCACTGCGAGACTTGCTCCGGCTAAAGGAGCTTCATCTGGTCAACACCAGGCTGCTGACAGTGCAGCCCTACGCCCTTGGCGGTCTCCGACAAATCCGCCTACTCAACCTCTCCACCAACAACTTGGTTACCCTGGAGGAGGGAGCCTTCCAGTCGGTCAACACACTGGAGACACTCCGTTTGGACGGAAACCCTCTGGCCTGCGACTGCCGCTTGCTGTGGATCCTTCAGCGCAGGAAGACATTGAATTTTGACGGAGCCTCCCCTGTGTGCATGACGCCCGTGGAGGTGCAAGGGCGGGCTTTGGGCGCCTTCTCGGACTCAGCCCTCTTTGACCATTTCACCTGCCAGAAGCCCAAAATCCGCAACAGGAAACTGCAGCAAATATCGGCTCGCGAGGGGCAGGTGGTGTCGTTTGTTTGCAGAGCGGAGGGCGAACCCACACCGGTGATCTTTTGGATATCTCCGCAGCGGCGTCGCATCACTACAAAGAGCAACGGCCGCTTGACGGTCTTAAAGGAAGGTACATTAGAGATAAGGTATGCCCAGGTGATGGACACCGGAACGTACATCTGCATTGCCAGTAACGCTGGAGGGAATGACACATACTTTGCCACACTCACAGTCAGTGGGCTACCACTAGATGCCGCCCTAATGGCCAACCGCACCTACTACGCCGGGGACCTCAATGACACGAACCTGAATGACACCAGAGTTTTCCTGAAGTTCACTCTGGACCTGAAGACCATCCTCATCTCCACAGCGATGGGCTGTATCATGTTCCTGGGGGTTGTCCTCTTCTGTTTCATTCTGCTCTTTGTGTGGAGTCGTGGGAGAGGACAGCACAAAAACAACTTCTCTGTCGAATACTCTTTCAGAAAGGTGGACGGGCCAGCCACCAGTGGAGGGCAGGGGGGTGCCCGCAAGTTCAACATGAAGATGATTTGA